A DNA window from Bos javanicus breed banteng chromosome 10, ARS-OSU_banteng_1.0, whole genome shotgun sequence contains the following coding sequences:
- the UACA gene encoding uveal autoantigen with coiled-coil domains and ankyrin repeats isoform X3, which produces MKAAERGDVEKVSSILAKKGVNPGKLDVEGRSAFHVVASKGNLECLNAILIHGVDITTSDTAGRNALHLAAKYGHALCLQKLLQYNCPTEHVDLQGRTALHDAAMADCPSSIQLLCDHGASVNAKDVDGRTPLVLATQMCRPTICQLLIDRGADINSRDKQNRTALMLGCEYGCKDAVEVLIKNGADVTLLDALGHDSSYYARIGDNLDILTLLKTASENSNKGRELWKKGPSLQQRNLSQMLDEVNTKSNQREHQNIQDLEIENEDLKERLRKIQQEQRILLDKVNGLQLQLNEEVMVADDLESEKEKLKSLLAAKEKQHEESLRTIEALKSRFKYFESDHLGSGSHFRKEDMLLKQGQMYMTDSQCTPTGMPVHMQSRSMLRPLELALPNQASYSENEILKKELEAMRTFCDSAKQDRLKLQNELAHKVAECKALALECERVKEDSDEQIKQLEDALKDVQKRMYESEGKVKQMQTHFLALKEHLTSDAATGNHRLMEELKDQLKDMKVKYEGASAEVGKLRNQIKQNEMLVEEFKRDEGKLMEENKRLQKELSMCELEREKRGRKLTEMEGQLKDLSAKLALSIPAEKFENMKSLLSNELNEKAKKLIDVEREYERSLNETRPLKRELENLKAKLAQHVKPEEHEQLKSRLEQKSGELGKRITELTSKNQTLQKEIEKVCLDNKLLTQQVNNLTTEMKNHYVPLKVSEEMKKSHDVIVDDLNKKLSDVTHKYTEKKLEMEKLLMENASLSKNVSRLETVFIPPERHEKEMMALKSSITELKKQLSELNKKCGEDQEKIYSLMSENNDLKKTMSHQYVPVKTHEEIKTALSSTLDKTNRELVDVKKKCEDINQEFVKIKDENEILKRNLENTQNQVKAEYISLREHEEKMSGLRKSMKKVQDNSAEILANYKKSQEEIVTLHEEIAAQKRELDTIQECIKLKYAPIISLEECERKFKATEKELKEQLSQQTQKCNTSEEEAKKCKQENDKLKKEILTLQKDLKDKNVHIENSHETERALSRKTEELNRQLKDLLQKYTEAKKEKEKLVEENAKQTSEILAAQTLLQKQHVPLEQVESLKKSLSGTIETLKEELKTKQRCYEKEQQTVTQLRQMLENQKNSSVPLAEHLQVKEAFEKEVGIIKASLREKEEESQNKTEEVSKLQSEIQNTKQALKKLETREVVDLSKYKATKSDLETQISDLNEKLANLNRKYEEVCEEVLHAKKKELSAKDEKELLHFSIEQEIKDQQERCDKSLTTITELQRRIQESAKQIEAKDNKITELLNDVERLKQALNGLSQLTYGSGSPSKRQSQLIDSLQQQVRSLQQQLADADRQHQEVIAIYRTHLLSAAQGHMDEDVQAALLQIIQMRQGLVC; this is translated from the exons CTATGGCAGACTGTCCTTCTAGCATACAGCTGCTCTGCGACCATGGGGCCTCGGTGAATGCCAAAGATGTA GATGGGCGGACACCACTTGTTCTGGCTACCCAGATGTGTAGGCCAACAATATGTCAACTGCTGATAGATAGAGGGGCGGATATTAATTCCAGAGACAAACAAAACAG GACTGCTCTCATGCTAGGATGCGAGTATGGTTGCAAAGATGCAGTAGAAGTCTTAATCAAAAACGGTGCTGACGTGACCTTGCTGGACGCCCTTGGCCATGACAGTTCTTACTATGCAAGAATTGGTGACAATCTGGACATTCTAACCTTACTGAAGACTGCATCGGAAAATTCCAACAAAG GGAGAGAACTTTGGAAGAAAGGACCATCTTTACAACAg CGAAATTTGTCTCAGATGCTAGATGAAGTAAATACGAAGTCAAATCAGAGGGAGCATCAAAACATtcag GATCTGGAGATTGAAAATGAAGATCTGAAAGAGAGATTGAGAAAAATTCAGCAAGAACAGAGAATATTATTGGATAAAGTCAATGGTTTACAGCTACAGCTGAATGAG gaaGTAATGGTGGCTGATGATCTGGAAAGTGAG aaagaaaagctGAAGTCCCTTTTGGCAGCCAAAGAAAAGCAGCATGAAGAAAGCCTAAGAACTATTGAGGCTCTGAAAAGTAGATTTAAGTATTTTGAG AGTGATCATTTAGGATCAGGAAGTCATTTCA GGAAAGAAGATATGCTTCTTAAACAAGGTCAAATGTACATGACAGACTCACAG TGTACTCCCACAGGCATGCCAGTCCATATGCAAAGCCGATCTATGTTAAGACCACTGGAGCTAGCCTTACCTAATCAAGCCTCATATTCGGAAAacgaaattttaaagaaagaattagaAGCAATGAGAACTTTCTGTGATTCAGCAAAACAAGACAGACTCAAACTCCAAAATGAACTGGCTCACAAGGTGGCGGAGTGCAAGGCCTTAGCATTGGAATGTGAAAGGGTGAAAGAGGATTCAGATGAGCAGATAAAGCAACTAGAAGATGCCTTGAAAGACGTGCAGAAGAGAATGTATGAGTCGGAAGGTAAAGTGAAACAAATGCAGACACATTTTCTTGCCTTGAAAGAGCACCTGACAAGTGATGCGGCCACTGGGAACCACAGGCTGATGGAGGAACTGAAGGATCAGTTGAaagacatgaaagtgaaataCGAAGGTGCGTCCGCAGAAGTGGGGAAATTGAgaaaccaaatcaaacaaaatgaaatgttagTTGAAGAGTTTAAGAGAGATGAGGGCAAGCTGATGGAAGAGAATAAGCGACTGCAGAAGGAGTTGAGCATGTGTGAACTGGAGcgagagaagagaggaaggaagctcACTGAGATGGAAGGCCAGTTAAAGGACTTGTCAGCCAAGCTGGCCCTTTCTATTCCAGCAGAGAAATTTGAAAACATGAAGAGCTTGTTATCAAATGAACTAAACGAGAAGgcaaaaaaattaatagatgTGGAAAGAGAATATGAAAGATCACTTAATGAAACTAGACCATTAAAGAGAGAACTTGAGAATTTGAAGGCCAAACTGGCTCAGCACGTCAAACCAGAGGAACATGAGCAGCTCAAGAGCAGATTAGAGCAGAAGTCAGGAGAACTTGGGAAGAGGATCACTGAGTTAACATCGAAAAATCAGACGTtacaaaaggaaattgaaaaggTCTGCCTGGATAATAAGCTCCTTACACAACAAGTAAATAACTtaacaactgaaatgaaaaatcattACGTCCCTTTAAAAGtaagtgaagaaatgaaaaagtcaCATGATGTAATTGTTGATGATTTGAATAAAAAGCTTTCAGATGTGACAcacaaatatacagaaaagaagTTGGAAATGGAGAAGTTGCTTATGGAAAATGCCAGTTTAAGTAAAAATGTCAGCCGCCTGGAAACTGTGTTCATACCTCCCGAGAGACACGAAAAAGAAATGATGGCTCTGAAATCCAGTATCACTGAACTTAAGAAGCAGCTGTCTGAACTTAATAAAAAATGTGGTGAAGACCAAGAGAAAATATATTCACTCATGTCTGAAAACAATGATTTGAAAAAGACCATGAGTCATCAGTATGTGCCCGTGAAAACCCATGAAGAGATTAAAACTGCCTTGAGTAGCACATTGGATAAAACCAATAGAGAATTAGTAGATGTGAAGAAGAAGTGTGAAGATATAAATCAAgaatttgtgaaaataaaagatgagaacgaaatattaaaaagaaatctggagaACACTCAGAACCAAGTAAAAGCTGAGTACATCAGCCTAAGAGAGCATGAAGAAAAGATGAGTGGCCTAAGGAAGAGCATGAAGAAGGTCCAGGACAACAGCGCTGAAATACTGGCTAACTACAAAAAAAGCCAGGAGGAGATTGTCACCCTGCATGAGGAGATTGCAGCCCAGAAGAGAGAACTCGACACGATACAGGAATGCATCAAGCTAAAATATGCTCCGATCATCAGCTTGGAAGAGTGTGAGAGAAAATTTAAAGCCACtgagaaagaactaaaagaaCAGTTATCCCAGCAGACACAGAAGTGTAATACCAGTGAAGAAGAGGCCAAGAAGTGCAAGCAAGAGAATGACAAGTTAAAGAAGGAGATCCTCACTCTTCAGAAGGATCTAAAGGATAAGAATGTTCATATTGAGAATTCTCATGAAACAGAAAGAGCATTAAGCAGAAAAACAGAAGAGCTGAACAGACAGTTAAAAGACCTGTTGCAGAAATACACAGAggcaaagaaggagaaagagaagctcGTGGAGGAAAATGCCAAGCAGACTTCTGAGATCCTTGCAGCACAAACTCTTTTGCAGAAGCAGCATGTTCCGCTGGAGCAGGTTGAGTCCCTGAAAAAATCTCTTAGTGGTACAATCGAGACACTCAAGGAAGAACTGAAGACTAAGCAGAGATGTTATGAGAAAGAGCAGCAGACAGTGACCCAACTGCGGCAGATGCTGGAGAATCAGAAGAACTCCTCTGTGCCCCTGGCTGAGCATTTGCAGGTTAAGGAAGCATTTGAGAAAGAAGTTGGAATCATAAAAGCTAgcttgagagaaaaggaagaagaaagccaaaacaaaactgaagaggTCTCCAAACTCCAGTCTGAGATTCAGAATACTAAACAAGCGTTAAAAAAATTAGAGACTCGGGAGGTGGTTGATTTGTCGAAATATAAAGCAACGAAAAGTGATTTGGAGACACAGATTTCCGACTTAAACGAAAAATTGGCCAATCTGAATAGGAAGTATGAGGAAGTATGTGAGGAGGTTTTGCATGCCAAAAAGAAGGAACTGTCTGCTAAAGATGAGAAGGAATTGCTCCACTTCAGCATAGAGCAAGAAATCAAAGATCAGCAGGAGCGATGTGACAAGTCCTTAACAACCATCACGGAGCTACAGAGAAGAATACAGGAATCTGCCAAACAAATCGAAGCAAAGGATAATAAg ataaCTGAACTGCTCAATGATGTGGAGAGATTAAAACAGGCCCTCAATGGCCTTTCCCAGCTCACCTATGGAAGTGGGAGTCCCAGCAAGAGGCAGAGTCAGCTGATTGACAGCCTGCAGCAGCAGGTCAGGTCCCTGCAGCAGCAGCTGGCG GATGCCGACAGACAGCACCAAGAAGTAATTGCAATTTATCGGACCCACCTTCTTAGTGCTGCACAG gGTCACATGGATGAGGATGTGCAGGCCGCCTTACTGCAGATCATACAGATGCGGCAGGGGCTCGTGTGCTAG
- the UACA gene encoding uveal autoantigen with coiled-coil domains and ankyrin repeats isoform X2: MMSCWFSCAPKNRHAADWNKYDDRLMKAAERGDVEKVSSILAKKGVNPGKLDVEGRSAFHVVASKGNLECLNAILIHGVDITTSDTAGRNALHLAAKYGHALCLQKLLQYNCPTEHVDLQGRTALHDAAMADCPSSIQLLCDHGASVNAKDVDGRTPLVLATQMCRPTICQLLIDRGADINSRDKQNRTALMLGCEYGCKDAVEVLIKNGADVTLLDALGHDSSYYARIGDNLDILTLLKTASENSNKGRELWKKGPSLQQRNLSQMLDEVNTKSNQREHQNIQDLEIENEDLKERLRKIQQEQRILLDKVNGLQLQLNEEVMVADDLESEKEKLKSLLAAKEKQHEESLRTIEALKSRFKYFESDHLGSGSHFRKEDMLLKQGQMYMTDSQCTPTGMPVHMQSRSMLRPLELALPNQASYSENEILKKELEAMRTFCDSAKQDRLKLQNELAHKVAECKALALECERVKEDSDEQIKQLEDALKDVQKRMYESEGKVKQMQTHFLALKEHLTSDAATGNHRLMEELKDQLKDMKVKYEGASAEVGKLRNQIKQNEMLVEEFKRDEGKLMEENKRLQKELSMCELEREKRGRKLTEMEGQLKDLSAKLALSIPAEKFENMKSLLSNELNEKAKKLIDVEREYERSLNETRPLKRELENLKAKLAQHVKPEEHEQLKSRLEQKSGELGKRITELTSKNQTLQKEIEKVCLDNKLLTQQVNNLTTEMKNHYVPLKVSEEMKKSHDVIVDDLNKKLSDVTHKYTEKKLEMEKLLMENASLSKNVSRLETVFIPPERHEKEMMALKSSITELKKQLSELNKKCGEDQEKIYSLMSENNDLKKTMSHQYVPVKTHEEIKTALSSTLDKTNRELVDVKKKCEDINQEFVKIKDENEILKRNLENTQNQVKAEYISLREHEEKMSGLRKSMKKVQDNSAEILANYKKSQEEIVTLHEEIAAQKRELDTIQECIKLKYAPIISLEECERKFKATEKELKEQLSQQTQKCNTSEEEAKKCKQENDKLKKEILTLQKDLKDKNVHIENSHETERALSRKTEELNRQLKDLLQKYTEAKKEKEKLVEENAKQTSEILAAQTLLQKQHVPLEQVESLKKSLSGTIETLKEELKTKQRCYEKEQQTVTQLRQMLENQKNSSVPLAEHLQVKEAFEKEVGIIKASLREKEEESQNKTEEVSKLQSEIQNTKQALKKLETREVVDLSKYKATKSDLETQISDLNEKLANLNRKYEEVCEEVLHAKKKELSAKDEKELLHFSIEQEIKDQQERCDKSLTTITELQRRIQESAKQIEAKDNKITELLNDVERLKQALNGLSQLTYGSGSPSKRQSQLIDSLQQQVRSLQQQLADADRQHQEVIAIYRTHLLSAAQGHMDEDVQAALLQIIQMRQGLVC, encoded by the exons CTATGGCAGACTGTCCTTCTAGCATACAGCTGCTCTGCGACCATGGGGCCTCGGTGAATGCCAAAGATGTA GATGGGCGGACACCACTTGTTCTGGCTACCCAGATGTGTAGGCCAACAATATGTCAACTGCTGATAGATAGAGGGGCGGATATTAATTCCAGAGACAAACAAAACAG GACTGCTCTCATGCTAGGATGCGAGTATGGTTGCAAAGATGCAGTAGAAGTCTTAATCAAAAACGGTGCTGACGTGACCTTGCTGGACGCCCTTGGCCATGACAGTTCTTACTATGCAAGAATTGGTGACAATCTGGACATTCTAACCTTACTGAAGACTGCATCGGAAAATTCCAACAAAG GGAGAGAACTTTGGAAGAAAGGACCATCTTTACAACAg CGAAATTTGTCTCAGATGCTAGATGAAGTAAATACGAAGTCAAATCAGAGGGAGCATCAAAACATtcag GATCTGGAGATTGAAAATGAAGATCTGAAAGAGAGATTGAGAAAAATTCAGCAAGAACAGAGAATATTATTGGATAAAGTCAATGGTTTACAGCTACAGCTGAATGAG gaaGTAATGGTGGCTGATGATCTGGAAAGTGAG aaagaaaagctGAAGTCCCTTTTGGCAGCCAAAGAAAAGCAGCATGAAGAAAGCCTAAGAACTATTGAGGCTCTGAAAAGTAGATTTAAGTATTTTGAG AGTGATCATTTAGGATCAGGAAGTCATTTCA GGAAAGAAGATATGCTTCTTAAACAAGGTCAAATGTACATGACAGACTCACAG TGTACTCCCACAGGCATGCCAGTCCATATGCAAAGCCGATCTATGTTAAGACCACTGGAGCTAGCCTTACCTAATCAAGCCTCATATTCGGAAAacgaaattttaaagaaagaattagaAGCAATGAGAACTTTCTGTGATTCAGCAAAACAAGACAGACTCAAACTCCAAAATGAACTGGCTCACAAGGTGGCGGAGTGCAAGGCCTTAGCATTGGAATGTGAAAGGGTGAAAGAGGATTCAGATGAGCAGATAAAGCAACTAGAAGATGCCTTGAAAGACGTGCAGAAGAGAATGTATGAGTCGGAAGGTAAAGTGAAACAAATGCAGACACATTTTCTTGCCTTGAAAGAGCACCTGACAAGTGATGCGGCCACTGGGAACCACAGGCTGATGGAGGAACTGAAGGATCAGTTGAaagacatgaaagtgaaataCGAAGGTGCGTCCGCAGAAGTGGGGAAATTGAgaaaccaaatcaaacaaaatgaaatgttagTTGAAGAGTTTAAGAGAGATGAGGGCAAGCTGATGGAAGAGAATAAGCGACTGCAGAAGGAGTTGAGCATGTGTGAACTGGAGcgagagaagagaggaaggaagctcACTGAGATGGAAGGCCAGTTAAAGGACTTGTCAGCCAAGCTGGCCCTTTCTATTCCAGCAGAGAAATTTGAAAACATGAAGAGCTTGTTATCAAATGAACTAAACGAGAAGgcaaaaaaattaatagatgTGGAAAGAGAATATGAAAGATCACTTAATGAAACTAGACCATTAAAGAGAGAACTTGAGAATTTGAAGGCCAAACTGGCTCAGCACGTCAAACCAGAGGAACATGAGCAGCTCAAGAGCAGATTAGAGCAGAAGTCAGGAGAACTTGGGAAGAGGATCACTGAGTTAACATCGAAAAATCAGACGTtacaaaaggaaattgaaaaggTCTGCCTGGATAATAAGCTCCTTACACAACAAGTAAATAACTtaacaactgaaatgaaaaatcattACGTCCCTTTAAAAGtaagtgaagaaatgaaaaagtcaCATGATGTAATTGTTGATGATTTGAATAAAAAGCTTTCAGATGTGACAcacaaatatacagaaaagaagTTGGAAATGGAGAAGTTGCTTATGGAAAATGCCAGTTTAAGTAAAAATGTCAGCCGCCTGGAAACTGTGTTCATACCTCCCGAGAGACACGAAAAAGAAATGATGGCTCTGAAATCCAGTATCACTGAACTTAAGAAGCAGCTGTCTGAACTTAATAAAAAATGTGGTGAAGACCAAGAGAAAATATATTCACTCATGTCTGAAAACAATGATTTGAAAAAGACCATGAGTCATCAGTATGTGCCCGTGAAAACCCATGAAGAGATTAAAACTGCCTTGAGTAGCACATTGGATAAAACCAATAGAGAATTAGTAGATGTGAAGAAGAAGTGTGAAGATATAAATCAAgaatttgtgaaaataaaagatgagaacgaaatattaaaaagaaatctggagaACACTCAGAACCAAGTAAAAGCTGAGTACATCAGCCTAAGAGAGCATGAAGAAAAGATGAGTGGCCTAAGGAAGAGCATGAAGAAGGTCCAGGACAACAGCGCTGAAATACTGGCTAACTACAAAAAAAGCCAGGAGGAGATTGTCACCCTGCATGAGGAGATTGCAGCCCAGAAGAGAGAACTCGACACGATACAGGAATGCATCAAGCTAAAATATGCTCCGATCATCAGCTTGGAAGAGTGTGAGAGAAAATTTAAAGCCACtgagaaagaactaaaagaaCAGTTATCCCAGCAGACACAGAAGTGTAATACCAGTGAAGAAGAGGCCAAGAAGTGCAAGCAAGAGAATGACAAGTTAAAGAAGGAGATCCTCACTCTTCAGAAGGATCTAAAGGATAAGAATGTTCATATTGAGAATTCTCATGAAACAGAAAGAGCATTAAGCAGAAAAACAGAAGAGCTGAACAGACAGTTAAAAGACCTGTTGCAGAAATACACAGAggcaaagaaggagaaagagaagctcGTGGAGGAAAATGCCAAGCAGACTTCTGAGATCCTTGCAGCACAAACTCTTTTGCAGAAGCAGCATGTTCCGCTGGAGCAGGTTGAGTCCCTGAAAAAATCTCTTAGTGGTACAATCGAGACACTCAAGGAAGAACTGAAGACTAAGCAGAGATGTTATGAGAAAGAGCAGCAGACAGTGACCCAACTGCGGCAGATGCTGGAGAATCAGAAGAACTCCTCTGTGCCCCTGGCTGAGCATTTGCAGGTTAAGGAAGCATTTGAGAAAGAAGTTGGAATCATAAAAGCTAgcttgagagaaaaggaagaagaaagccaaaacaaaactgaagaggTCTCCAAACTCCAGTCTGAGATTCAGAATACTAAACAAGCGTTAAAAAAATTAGAGACTCGGGAGGTGGTTGATTTGTCGAAATATAAAGCAACGAAAAGTGATTTGGAGACACAGATTTCCGACTTAAACGAAAAATTGGCCAATCTGAATAGGAAGTATGAGGAAGTATGTGAGGAGGTTTTGCATGCCAAAAAGAAGGAACTGTCTGCTAAAGATGAGAAGGAATTGCTCCACTTCAGCATAGAGCAAGAAATCAAAGATCAGCAGGAGCGATGTGACAAGTCCTTAACAACCATCACGGAGCTACAGAGAAGAATACAGGAATCTGCCAAACAAATCGAAGCAAAGGATAATAAg ataaCTGAACTGCTCAATGATGTGGAGAGATTAAAACAGGCCCTCAATGGCCTTTCCCAGCTCACCTATGGAAGTGGGAGTCCCAGCAAGAGGCAGAGTCAGCTGATTGACAGCCTGCAGCAGCAGGTCAGGTCCCTGCAGCAGCAGCTGGCG GATGCCGACAGACAGCACCAAGAAGTAATTGCAATTTATCGGACCCACCTTCTTAGTGCTGCACAG gGTCACATGGATGAGGATGTGCAGGCCGCCTTACTGCAGATCATACAGATGCGGCAGGGGCTCGTGTGCTAG